One part of the Xanthocytophaga agilis genome encodes these proteins:
- a CDS encoding PASTA domain-containing protein — protein MSLLQDIISRFSKGSSSPKPTGTRPAVSAIKPARSVSAKELAIHLGIMAVLVIILVLFFFFIYLPSSTNHNDIVEVPKITGMKLDQIADILEEHDLRYEVQDSDYVSKLPPLTVITQYPAAGSQVKEDRKIFITVVAQNPPTVEMPDLKDFSLRSAQETLENFELSLGKVIYQPDSLHPNSVLGQQINGKAVEPGIRIAKHTQVDLILGSLGDNKPFAVPNLIGRTMGEAESILMGLGLVKGTITPDTLGANATINKQVPGYVRGSTIRKGERINLWLSPPKPRPVKVAPAPVDSIPTPVDSVQ, from the coding sequence TTGAGCTTACTTCAAGATATTATTTCCAGGTTTTCCAAAGGTAGTTCTTCTCCCAAACCAACGGGAACAAGACCTGCTGTCTCAGCCATAAAACCAGCTCGTTCTGTATCTGCCAAAGAGTTGGCAATACATCTGGGTATCATGGCAGTATTGGTAATTATATTGGTATTGTTTTTTTTCTTTATCTATCTGCCTTCCAGTACTAATCATAATGATATAGTAGAAGTTCCCAAAATTACCGGAATGAAGCTGGATCAGATTGCTGATATTCTGGAAGAACATGATCTTCGCTACGAGGTACAGGATTCAGATTATGTATCCAAGCTTCCTCCGCTTACAGTCATAACCCAATATCCGGCAGCAGGTTCTCAGGTAAAAGAAGACCGAAAAATCTTTATAACTGTTGTAGCTCAGAACCCTCCAACGGTAGAGATGCCAGATCTGAAAGACTTTTCATTACGTAGTGCGCAGGAAACACTGGAGAATTTTGAGTTAAGTCTGGGTAAGGTTATCTATCAGCCAGATTCCCTTCATCCTAATTCAGTGTTGGGTCAGCAGATCAACGGAAAGGCTGTCGAACCAGGAATCCGCATAGCAAAACATACTCAGGTAGATCTTATACTAGGTAGCCTTGGTGACAACAAACCGTTTGCAGTACCCAACCTTATAGGTCGTACTATGGGTGAGGCAGAATCTATCCTTATGGGACTTGGACTGGTAAAAGGAACTATTACACCTGATACACTTGGGGCCAATGCAACGATTAACAAACAGGTACCAGGCTATGTGAGAGGAAGTACTATCCGTAAAGGTGAACGTATTAATTTATGGCTTAGCCCACCTAAGCCACGCCCTGTAAAAGTAGCGCCTGCACCTGTAGACTCGATACCAACACCTGTAGATTCAGTACAATAA